The sequence TAAAACTCTACagcgaagttgccagatgcaccacagtggagagggagttccacagcttaggggccaccacaaagaatgccctctcccaggccaccactacACGAActgtgtttggcagagtttgtctcccaacagatatcaggataattgaagtcggAGGAGGACGAGAGGGACGCGCTGGTAGAGGTGAAGTCTGAGGAGAAGTGGTGATGAACAGACACCATCATCCTAGCGCCAGGAGTTGGAGCTAACATGAAGCAGGTGTTCAGGAGCAAGGCTGAGCTGGACCAGAGTGAGAAAATTGTCTGTTCCCAACTTGCCGAACATGTCGTGGGAACTGCATCTGCTCCTTGCCTCAAGTGGAACAGGAAGGGCAAAAGGCTAAACCATCATATTGTGTTCTTCATTTGTAAGtgctgggagaggaggaaaaCCTTTTTGTTGGTGCTTCCTTGAGCAGGCTCCTGCAGCATCCTCTGCCCTTTATAGTGCCTCCAGGGTCAAGATGTCCCACAATCATCACATGGCACACATGGACCATAATATGAATGGCTCAGCAATGCCCACTCCAGGTCCTCACGCACACCATCATGCCACAGCATCATCGGGACACATGCATGGTGGAGGGATGATGGACATGACCTTCCATTTTGGCTATAAGAATGTGCCTTTGCTGTTTTCTGGGCTCATCATCAACTCAGCCAGAGAAATGGCTGGTGCATTTGTGGCCATCTTCCTCCTGGCCATGTTCTACGAGGGCCTGAAGATTGCCCGTGAGAGCCTCCTCCGGAAGTCACAAGTCAGCATCCGCTACAACTCCATGCCAGTCCCAGGACCAAATGGCACAGTCTTGATGGAGACGCACAAAAAAGTCGGGCAGCAGATGCTGAGCTTCCCTCACCTCTTCCAGACCATGCTGCACATTGTCCAGGTGGTGGTCAGCTACTTCCTCATGCTCATCTTCATGACCTACAATGGCTACCTCTGCATTGCTGCGGCAGCAGGCATAGGGACAGGCTACTTCCTCATCAGCTGGAAGAAGGCTATCGTGGTGGATATCACAGAGCATTGCCATTAATGCCAGGCAACAGGCCTGAGCTTTACCTGCAGCCTCTGGCGAGGACCAGGTTTGGCCTCAGGCTTACTGGAAACCATGCCAAGAACATCCTTGGGGTGCCCTCCCACCAAATTTCTGGGGGTGATACCTGTGCTTctcactccccacccccatttttcctTACTTCCCATGAAGGTGGGTCCTGACTGGTAGGAAGAGAGCCAATAGCCAGCTAGGACAGCCTGCTTAGGATGGTTGGGTTATATGCTAGATACAATTAGTGTGCttgatttttattctgtttttaagaCTGTACCATGATTTAAACTAGCTGGCAGGCTAACAGGAAAATTATTCCACATTCTTTTCAGAATACTTTAAGTAGCATATGCTTTAATTGGGGCTTGCAGGAGTTGatcgctgtaaaccgcccagacagcttcggctatgggacggtatacaagtgcaatcaatcaatcaatcaaataaataaataaataaataaataaattactgctacatcatgcctcctcgaaacgttggcaatttgcttttcaaaagttacattcttgtcttctcctcgactgggtggtcggtagtagactccaagcaccacattccttttattacttgccccattaattctAATTCAGATTCTCTCGggggagctaccaagctcatcttcctgtatttctgtgcagggatatatatttttaacatatagcatgactccacctccatttgtattccttctgttctttttgacaagttatatccttcagttggtgtattccagtcatgggagtcatcctaccaagtttcagttatacctatcaagtcataattaccttcctgtattaagagttcaagttcatcctgcttgtttcccatgctcagcgcattagtatacagacatcaaagaccatgtgatttggcTTCCttgctacatttttctgaggattgttactgggccctattacagcccatctctctgttcccgttactgtgcacaagccttcatcagtcgttatcaccaagtttacgtctccctcccctttaggattcagtttaaagccctcctgatgaacttctccatgctgtggccaaacacattcttcccagtctttatgagatgcaacccatcacttgccagcagtccatcttccaggaagcatagcccgtggtcccagaatcaaaatctctcacatcggcaccacctttgtagccattcattcacacagagtatttttctttccctttctacttctcttctaagtactggaaggatgaatgaaaaaactatctgggccccaaagttctTGAGTTTCCTTCTTAGAGTTTCAAAGTCTGaggtgatttcttcatagctccgtttggcagtatcatttgtttccacatggttgaggagaaagggatacctgtcggtgggcttgataagCGAtagcaacccttctgtcacatcctggtagacagcatacctggtgagtccacagatcttctcagcatacttgggtttcgatcacACACAGTatggagtctcccactactagtactcttctcttcttgttgtggggcatggtttcattgcccctgcttgattgagattcagcctcttgctcattgtcacacGGGGTCTCCAGCAATTCTTCCACTGCAGGCTGTCCTTCAGGctcatcctcaagtggttgaaagcagttccatagtcccactggtgaagggtgtcttctagctcttctgctcctgtcaccctttcccaagcATTtttctccacttcgttgttcctctccaaagcagtctcct is a genomic window of Rhineura floridana isolate rRhiFlo1 chromosome 1, rRhiFlo1.hap2, whole genome shotgun sequence containing:
- the LOC133373054 gene encoding high affinity copper uptake protein 1-like yields the protein MSHNHHMAHMDHNMNGSAMPTPGPHAHHHATASSGHMHGGGMMDMTFHFGYKNVPLLFSGLIINSAREMAGAFVAIFLLAMFYEGLKIARESLLRKSQVSIRYNSMPVPGPNGTVLMETHKKVGQQMLSFPHLFQTMLHIVQVVVSYFLMLIFMTYNGYLCIAAAAGIGTGYFLISWKKAIVVDITEHCH